In Pyrus communis chromosome 8, drPyrComm1.1, whole genome shotgun sequence, one genomic interval encodes:
- the LOC137741469 gene encoding uncharacterized protein isoform X1 — protein MSGGFFRGTSADQDTRFSNKQAKLMKSQKFAPELEHLVDITKVSMDVMRPWIANRVTELLGFEDEVLINFIYGLLEGKVVNGKEIQISLTGFMEKNTVKFMKELWTLLISAQNNASGVPQQFLDAKQEEARKKKEEADKFASDIQRKKEKERIDQQEILKKMEEGADKKANSAALEPSTKRMSPRDSNDHYEDERGAEKRIGVKARSKVSRSPNSENSSLSPRERHRSRSISKSPKALRRSISSDRSDRSSPRRPITTVRRHSPEGSTSPRGRSRYSRQRSRSNSQQRSPSPYRRRVRSPYWRRPSPVRRRRSPSPVRRRRSPSPVRRRRSPSPVRRHRSPSPVRRRRSPSPVRRRRSPSPIRRPRSPSPVRRPRSPSPVRRPRSPSPVRRRRSPSPLRRRRSPSPLRRRRSRSPVRRRSPSPVRRAYRRSPLNTRNRYVSPLQHRSPVRSRRSPTPPHRSPSPHDRSSSPIQHGSPSPIRRTSKLQRSPSQSPQERTRSREKISPVPHRSSSYGSLQRELKNGNDSRKRAPDLSPSPVRSRLLSESPPGVRSDSEERRRRLSSPDEIPVRQPREQMTHDVSSSPPRKPREQQLHRGSPDISEDKLIASPAKVRNKEEYSRNRLDNKDFRNKEHEMKSGKSSGRVVPESPDQQQAPTIYKDSLRGEMQNPDEGRKSDEKNHSHSKNSKDSDRHCKSGSVHSSIEKVDHSNRSGIVDSGSEESEKCRGAEKGKRKNKRSERQEVTSDDDYSNDSEIDERKNAKRRRKEEKRSRKEKKRRRREERRRRKEERRAEKMKGKNYSDASASDGEHVGRRKLHSSDNEEKEDVQKKLEIELRKKALESLKAKKGISH, from the exons ATGTCTGGCGGGTTTTTCAGG GGTACGTCCGCTGATCAGGACACTAGGTTTTCCAATAAGCAAGCGAAGCTGATGAAATCTCAGAAATTTGCACCTGAATTGGAACATTTG GTCGATATAACGAAGGTCAGTATGGATGTTATGCGCCCGTGGATTGCTAATCGAGTAACGGAGCTTCTCGGATTCGAAGATGAAGTTCTTATCAACTTTATCTATGGTCTTTTGGAAGGAAAG GTGGTGAATGGGAAGGAAATTCAAATCTCGCTTACTGGATTTATGGAGAAAAACACTGTGAAGTTTATGAAAGAGCTTTGGACACTGCTTATCAGTGCACAGAACAATGCTAGTGGTGTTCCTCAACAGTTTTTAGATGCCAAACAAGAAGAAGCACGGAAAAAGAAG GAGGAGGCAGACAAGTTTGCAAGTGACAttcagagaaagaaagagaaggagaggATAGATCAACAAGAGATATTGAAGAAGATG GAAGAAGGGGCTGACAAGAAAGCAAACAGTGCTGCATTGGAGCCAAGCACAAAGCGTATGTCGCCAAGGGATTCAAATGATCATTATGAGGATGAAAGAGGAGCTGAAAAGAGGATTGGTGTGAAGGCAAGGAGCAA GGTTTCCAGATCTCCAAATTCTGAAAATTCATCTTTGTCTCCTCG TGAAAGACACCGATCAAGAAGTATTTCCAAGTCACCAAAAGCGTTGAGACGATCCATTTCTTCTGATAGGAGTGATCGCTCTTCACCAAGACGGCCTATTACAACTGTTCGGAGGCATTCGCCAGAGGGATCAACCTCCCCAAGAGGAAGATCACGTTATTCCAGGCAAAGATCTAGATCAAATTCCCAACAAAGATCACCCTCTCCGTATCGGCGTAGAGTACGTTCTCCATATTGGCGTAGACCCTCACCTGTCAGGCGCCGCAGATCACCATCCCCAGTCCGTCGCCGCAGATCACCATCGCCAGTCCGGCGCCGCAGATCACCTTCGCCAGTCCGGCGCCACAGATCACCTTCACCAGTCCGGCGCCGCAGATCACCTTCACCAGTCCGGCGCCGCAGATCACCCTCGCCTATTCGACGTCCCAGATCACCCTCGCCTGTGCGACGTCCCAGATCACCCTCGCCTGTGCGACGTCCCAGATCACCCTCGCCTGTGCGGCGTCGCAGGTCACCCTCTCCTTTGCGACGTCGCAGGTCGCCCTCTCCTTTGCGACGTCGCAGATCTCGCTCACCTGTGCGTCGCAGATCACCCTCACCTGTACGACGGGCGTATCGAAGATCCCCATTGAATACACGGAACAGGTATGTGTCTCCCTTGCAACATAGGTCACCAGTTCGTAGCAGGAGGTCACCAACTCCTCCGCATAGGTCTCCGTCTCCGCATGATCGAAGTTCATCTCCTATTCAGCATGGTTCCCCTTCGCCAATCAGGAGAACATCAAAGCTTCAGAGATCTCCCTCACAATCTCCTCAAGAAAGAACCAG GTCCCGTGAAAAAATTTCTCCTGTGCCACACCGGTCTAGCTCGTATGGGTCATTGCAGAgggaattaaagaatgggaatgatTCGCGTAAAAGAGCACCAGATTTGTCGCCATCACCAGTGAGGTCTCGTTTACTCTCAGAATCTCCACCAGGCGTAAGAAGTGATAGTGAAGAAAGGAG AAGAAGATTATCTAGCCCAGATGAGATTCCAGTGAGACAACCAAGGGAGCAAATGACTCATGATGTTAGCTCAAGTCCTCCAAGGAAACCAAGAGAACAACAACTTCATCGTGGAAGTCCAGACATAAGTGAAGA TAAGCTGATAGCCTCTCCTGCTAAGGTTCGTAACAAGGAAGAGTACTCTCGAAACCGTCTGGATAACAAGGACTTCAGAAACAAGGAGCACGAGATGAAGAG TGGCAAATCTTCTGGGAGGGTGGTTCCTGAAAGTCCTGATCAACAACAGGCTCCAACCATATATAAGGACTCTCTACGTGGTGAGATGCAAAATCCCGATGAGGGTAGAAAGTCTGATGAAAAGAACCATTCTCATTCAAAAAATTCCAAGGACAGTGATCGGCATTGCAAATCTGGATCTGTGCACTCATCCATTGAAAAGGTTGATCATAGTAATCGAAGTGGTATTGTTGATTCTGGTTCCGAGGAAAGTGAAAAATGCAGAGGTGCGGAAAAGGGAAAACGAAAGAATAAGAGATCAGAGAGGCAAGAAGTTACTTCAGATGATGATTACAGCAATGATTCTGAAATAGATGAGAGGAAGAATGCtaaaaggagaaggaaagaggaaaagagatcaaggaaggagaagaagcgCCGAAGACGCGAGGAGCGACGTCGCAGAAAAGAAGAACGTCGTGCAGAGAAGATGAAAGGGAAGAATTACAGTGATGCTTCTGCTTCAGATGGTGAACATGTAGGCAGGAGGAAGCTTCATTCAAGTGACAATGAAGAGAAGGAGGATGTTCAGAAGAAACTTGAGATTGAGTTACGCAAGAAGGCTCTTGAATCACTTAAAGCAAAAAAGGGCATTAGTCACTAA
- the LOC137741913 gene encoding transcription initiation factor IIA large subunit-like has product MAASTSSVYVNVIEDVINKVREEFMNNGPGEDVLKELQGTWEAKTMQAGVVNNPIERSAAKGTPGSGVTPVHDLNVPYEGTEEYETPTAEILFPPTPLQTPIPATPIQTPLPGTGDNLYNIPTGGSDYSANESGSSNGGVNAETKGGRPSPYMQPPSTWMNHRPPLDVNIAYVEGRDEVDRGASHQPPTQDFLQMNSGKRKREDFPAQYQAGGFIPQQDGAGDAAPEKFEIEVSGGSTSIASRAWSEMLTRVRSSTPKIPQLDGPIPDPYDELSTPNIYNYQGTFNEDYNVASTPAPHDIPVSTPAPVVQNDVGDDDDDEPPLNENDDDELDDVDQGDELNTAHLVLAQFDKVTRTKSKWKCTLKDGIMHINNKDVLFNKATGEFDF; this is encoded by the exons ATGGCGGCATCTACGAGCAGTGTCTACGTCAATGTTATTGAGGATGTCATCAACAAGGTCCGCGAGGAGTTCATGAACAACGGCCCCGGGGAAGACGTTCTGAAGGAGCTTCAAGGA ACATGGGAAGCGAAAACTATGCAGGCTGGTGTAGTAAATAATCCTATAGAGAGGTCGGCAGCAAAGGGAACACCTGGCAGTGGTGTTACTCCAGTTCACGATCTCAATGTACCGTATGAAGGGACTGAGGAGTACGAAACTCCCACTGCTGAGATACTCTTTCCTCCA ACGCCGTTGCAAACCCCAATTCCTGCAACCCCAATTCAAACGCCTCTACCTGGAACTGGGGACAACTTGTATAACATCCCTACTGGAGGTAGTGACTATTCTGCAAACGAGTCTGGTAGCAGCAATGGTGGTGTCAATGCAGAGACGAAAGGTGGAAGACCTAGCCCCTACATG CAACCCCCTTCTACTTGGATGAACCACCGCCCCCCTCTTGATGTTAATATTG CTTACGTGGAAGGGCGGGATGAGGTGGATAGAGGGGCCTCTCATCAACCCCCAACACAG GACTTTCTCCAGATGAATTCTGGAAAGCGAAAGCGTGAAGATTTTCCTGCACAGTATCAAGCTGGTGGTTTTATACCCCAGCAAGATGGAGCTGGAGATGCTGCACCTGAGAAGTTTGAGATTGAG GTCAGTGGAGGGAGCACTTCTATTGCCAGTCGTGCATGGAGTGAGATGTTAACTCGTGTACGAAGTTCAACTCCCAAGATTCCTCAGCTTGATGGGCCAATTCCTGATCCTTATGATGAGCTTTCTACTCCCAAT ATATACAATTATCAAGGAACTTTCAATGAAGACTACAATGTTGCCAGCACACCTGCTCCCCATG ATATACCAGTGAGCACTCCAGCTCCGGTTGTTCAAAATGATGTgggagatgatgatgatgatgagccCCCTTTGAAtgaaaatgatgatgatgagttgGATGATGTGGACCAAGGAGATGAGCTTAACACAGCACATTTGGTTTTGGCCCAGTTTGATAAG GTAACGCGCACCAAGAGCAAGTGGAAGTGCACATTGAAGGACGGCATTATGCACATAAACAACAAGGATGTTCTCTTCAATAAG GCGACCGGAGAATTTGACTTCTGA
- the LOC137741470 gene encoding protein PLASTID TRANSCRIPTIONALLY ACTIVE 16, chloroplastic: MAATLTSNSFLLTSTPNSRATTRKNPRLSVFAKRGGPLSAFRFGKSGDNGSVSDEGQAEDSNNSSSFRFDFRKFPDVKALIPVVNRPSLGLSFGNQRAKDPGTVFVAGATGQAGVRITQALLREGFNVRAGVPELGAAQELARVASKYKIISNEESKRLNAVESVFQDAESIAKAIGNAGKAVVTIGPAENGPTTEVTPFDALQVVQAAQLAGVGHVAIIYDGNSVGTSTYNVIDGISLFFNNLFSRSQPLSVSEFLQKVIEMDVSYTFIKTSLTEDFSPESSYNIVVSAEGSRAANDYKVAKSQIAALVADVFSNTSVAENTVVEVYTDPSAPLRPVDQLFSTIPKDERRKAYAVMVAKAKAEEEAIIAAERAREAAEATKKLEEEVKKLTEQEARSTNLAEDAQVKAEAAGASIDSLLNKAKNIGMGMSWKKFSTQVADTVQNSETPKVQIATVRGQAKARTLSPQKAVSKPVPTPKPASLKPKEQPKPEAKQTDAKKEVRKVFGGLFTQETVYVDDE; encoded by the exons ATGGCTGCAACTCTCACTTCCAATTCGTTTCTTCTAACCTCCACGCCCAACTCGAGAGCAACAACCCGTAAGAACCCAAGGCTCTCAGTCTTCGCCAAGAGGGGAGGACCCTTGTCTGCATTTCGGTTTGGCAAGTCCGGGGACAATGGTTCAGTGTCGGACGAAGGCCAAGCTGAGGACTCCAACAATTCCAGCTCTTTCCGGTTTGATTTCCGAAAATTTCCCGATGTAAAGGCTTTGATCCCTGTCGTGAATCGGCCTTCTTTAGGTCTGTCCTTTGGGAACCAAAGAGCCAAGGACCCCGGAACAGTGTTCGTTGCTGGCGCAACCGGGCAGGCAGGGGTTCGGATAACGCAAGCCCTTCTGCGCGAAGGTTTTAACGTGCGGGCTGGTGTGCCTGAGCTTGGTGCTGCTCAGGAGTTGGCTCGAGTTGCTTCTAAATACAAG ATCATATCAAATGAAGAATCAAAACGCCTCAACGCGGTCGAATCCGTCTTCCAAGATGCTGAATCCATTGCCAAAGCCATTGGAAACGCCGGCAAAGCCGTTGTCACCATTGGCCCTGCCGAGAATGGTCCAACGACGGAAGTCACCCCATTCGACGCCTTGCAAGTGGTCCAAGCTGCCCAACTGGCCGGCGTTGGGCACGTGGCGATAATCTATGATGGGAACTCAGTGGGAACGTCAACGTACAATGTAATAGATGGCATATCCTTATTCTTCAACAACCTCTTCTCACGATCACAGCCGTTGTCAGTCTCCGAGTTTTTGCAAAAAGTCATCGAAATGGACGTTAGCTACACGTTTATAAAGACAAGTTTGACGGAAGATTTTTCGCCGGAGAGCTCTTATAACATTGTTGTGTCAGCTGAAGGAAGCAGAGCTGCAAACGACTACAAA GTAGCCAAGTCTCAGATTGCAGCTCTGGTGGCAGATGTTTTCTCGAACACTTCTGTGGCGGAAAATACG GTTGTGGAAGTATATACCGATCCATCCGCACCCTTGAGGCCTGTAGATCAGCTTTTCAG TACCATCCCTAAGGATGAAAGAAGGAAAGCTTATGCAGTAATGGTTGCGAAGGCCAAGGCGGAAGAAGAGGCAATAATAGCTGCTGAGAGAGCCCGCGAAGCAGCTGAGGCGACGAAGAAACTTGAAGAAGAGGTAAAAAAGCTGACCGAGCAAGAAGCTCGCTCCACGAATTTAGCTGAAGACGCTCAAGTGAAGGCTGAGGCTGCAGGGGCCTCAATAGATAGCCTTTTGAACAAGGCAAAAAATATTGGCATGGGGATGTCGTGGAAAAAGTTTAGCACACAAGTTGCGGACACAGTTCAAAACTCAGAGACGCCAAAAGTGCAGATTGCGACCGTCAGAGGACAGGCAAAGGCTCGGACTTTATCTCCTCAGAAAGCGGTTTCCAAGCCAGTTCCAACTCCCAAACCAGCTTCTTTGAAGCCTAAGGAGCAGCCAAAGCCTGAAGCTAAACAAACAGATGCGAAGAAAGAAGTGAGGAAGGTGTTCGGGGGCTTGTTTACGCAGGAAACTGTGTACGTTGACGACGAGTGA
- the LOC137741469 gene encoding uncharacterized protein isoform X2, whose amino-acid sequence MSGGFFRGTSADQDTRFSNKQAKLMKSQKFAPELEHLVDITKVSMDVMRPWIANRVTELLGFEDEVLINFIYGLLEGKVVNGKEIQISLTGFMEKNTVKFMKELWTLLISAQNNASGVPQQFLDAKQEEARKKKEEADKFASDIQRKKEKERIDQQEILKKMEEGADKKANSAALEPSTKRMSPRDSNDHYEDERGAEKRIGVKARSKVSRSPNSENSSLSPRERHRSRSISKSPKALRRSISSDRSDRSSPRRPITTVRRHSPEGSTSPRGRSRYSRQRSRSNSQQRSPSPYRRRVRSPYWRRPSPVRRRRSPSPVRRRRSPSPVRRRRSPSPVRRHRSPSPVRRRRSPSPVRRRRSPSPIRRPRSPSPVRRPRSPSPVRRPRSPSPVRRRRSPSPLRRRRSPSPLRRRRSRSPVRRRSPSPVRRAYRRSPLNTRNRYVSPLQHRSPVRSRRSPTPPHRSPSPHDRSSSPIQHGSPSPIRRTSKLQRSPSQSPQERTRSREKISPVPHRSSSYGSLQRELKNGNDSRKRAPDLSPSPVRSRLLSESPPGVRSDSEERRRLSSPDEIPVRQPREQMTHDVSSSPPRKPREQQLHRGSPDISEDKLIASPAKVRNKEEYSRNRLDNKDFRNKEHEMKSGKSSGRVVPESPDQQQAPTIYKDSLRGEMQNPDEGRKSDEKNHSHSKNSKDSDRHCKSGSVHSSIEKVDHSNRSGIVDSGSEESEKCRGAEKGKRKNKRSERQEVTSDDDYSNDSEIDERKNAKRRRKEEKRSRKEKKRRRREERRRRKEERRAEKMKGKNYSDASASDGEHVGRRKLHSSDNEEKEDVQKKLEIELRKKALESLKAKKGISH is encoded by the exons ATGTCTGGCGGGTTTTTCAGG GGTACGTCCGCTGATCAGGACACTAGGTTTTCCAATAAGCAAGCGAAGCTGATGAAATCTCAGAAATTTGCACCTGAATTGGAACATTTG GTCGATATAACGAAGGTCAGTATGGATGTTATGCGCCCGTGGATTGCTAATCGAGTAACGGAGCTTCTCGGATTCGAAGATGAAGTTCTTATCAACTTTATCTATGGTCTTTTGGAAGGAAAG GTGGTGAATGGGAAGGAAATTCAAATCTCGCTTACTGGATTTATGGAGAAAAACACTGTGAAGTTTATGAAAGAGCTTTGGACACTGCTTATCAGTGCACAGAACAATGCTAGTGGTGTTCCTCAACAGTTTTTAGATGCCAAACAAGAAGAAGCACGGAAAAAGAAG GAGGAGGCAGACAAGTTTGCAAGTGACAttcagagaaagaaagagaaggagaggATAGATCAACAAGAGATATTGAAGAAGATG GAAGAAGGGGCTGACAAGAAAGCAAACAGTGCTGCATTGGAGCCAAGCACAAAGCGTATGTCGCCAAGGGATTCAAATGATCATTATGAGGATGAAAGAGGAGCTGAAAAGAGGATTGGTGTGAAGGCAAGGAGCAA GGTTTCCAGATCTCCAAATTCTGAAAATTCATCTTTGTCTCCTCG TGAAAGACACCGATCAAGAAGTATTTCCAAGTCACCAAAAGCGTTGAGACGATCCATTTCTTCTGATAGGAGTGATCGCTCTTCACCAAGACGGCCTATTACAACTGTTCGGAGGCATTCGCCAGAGGGATCAACCTCCCCAAGAGGAAGATCACGTTATTCCAGGCAAAGATCTAGATCAAATTCCCAACAAAGATCACCCTCTCCGTATCGGCGTAGAGTACGTTCTCCATATTGGCGTAGACCCTCACCTGTCAGGCGCCGCAGATCACCATCCCCAGTCCGTCGCCGCAGATCACCATCGCCAGTCCGGCGCCGCAGATCACCTTCGCCAGTCCGGCGCCACAGATCACCTTCACCAGTCCGGCGCCGCAGATCACCTTCACCAGTCCGGCGCCGCAGATCACCCTCGCCTATTCGACGTCCCAGATCACCCTCGCCTGTGCGACGTCCCAGATCACCCTCGCCTGTGCGACGTCCCAGATCACCCTCGCCTGTGCGGCGTCGCAGGTCACCCTCTCCTTTGCGACGTCGCAGGTCGCCCTCTCCTTTGCGACGTCGCAGATCTCGCTCACCTGTGCGTCGCAGATCACCCTCACCTGTACGACGGGCGTATCGAAGATCCCCATTGAATACACGGAACAGGTATGTGTCTCCCTTGCAACATAGGTCACCAGTTCGTAGCAGGAGGTCACCAACTCCTCCGCATAGGTCTCCGTCTCCGCATGATCGAAGTTCATCTCCTATTCAGCATGGTTCCCCTTCGCCAATCAGGAGAACATCAAAGCTTCAGAGATCTCCCTCACAATCTCCTCAAGAAAGAACCAG GTCCCGTGAAAAAATTTCTCCTGTGCCACACCGGTCTAGCTCGTATGGGTCATTGCAGAgggaattaaagaatgggaatgatTCGCGTAAAAGAGCACCAGATTTGTCGCCATCACCAGTGAGGTCTCGTTTACTCTCAGAATCTCCACCAGGCGTAAGAAGTGATAGTGAAGAAAGGAG AAGATTATCTAGCCCAGATGAGATTCCAGTGAGACAACCAAGGGAGCAAATGACTCATGATGTTAGCTCAAGTCCTCCAAGGAAACCAAGAGAACAACAACTTCATCGTGGAAGTCCAGACATAAGTGAAGA TAAGCTGATAGCCTCTCCTGCTAAGGTTCGTAACAAGGAAGAGTACTCTCGAAACCGTCTGGATAACAAGGACTTCAGAAACAAGGAGCACGAGATGAAGAG TGGCAAATCTTCTGGGAGGGTGGTTCCTGAAAGTCCTGATCAACAACAGGCTCCAACCATATATAAGGACTCTCTACGTGGTGAGATGCAAAATCCCGATGAGGGTAGAAAGTCTGATGAAAAGAACCATTCTCATTCAAAAAATTCCAAGGACAGTGATCGGCATTGCAAATCTGGATCTGTGCACTCATCCATTGAAAAGGTTGATCATAGTAATCGAAGTGGTATTGTTGATTCTGGTTCCGAGGAAAGTGAAAAATGCAGAGGTGCGGAAAAGGGAAAACGAAAGAATAAGAGATCAGAGAGGCAAGAAGTTACTTCAGATGATGATTACAGCAATGATTCTGAAATAGATGAGAGGAAGAATGCtaaaaggagaaggaaagaggaaaagagatcaaggaaggagaagaagcgCCGAAGACGCGAGGAGCGACGTCGCAGAAAAGAAGAACGTCGTGCAGAGAAGATGAAAGGGAAGAATTACAGTGATGCTTCTGCTTCAGATGGTGAACATGTAGGCAGGAGGAAGCTTCATTCAAGTGACAATGAAGAGAAGGAGGATGTTCAGAAGAAACTTGAGATTGAGTTACGCAAGAAGGCTCTTGAATCACTTAAAGCAAAAAAGGGCATTAGTCACTAA